In Desulfofustis limnaeus, the genomic stretch CCACCCGATGGTGTTTGACCGAACGAAAGAGAAAGGCTACTTGGTTCCAATTAGTAATTATTCCTTCACCTCGGAGATAGGTCAAAAAGTCATAAACCTCATTATGCCAGTTGCCATTAATACCCGAAGAGACCTTGAGAACTGTTGCAGTCTCTGGAAAATTCAGTGAATTATTCTCCTCTATAACCTTATCATAACGAAAGGTTTGCCCACCAAAAGTCCAGCCCTCCCGTTCCATCCAACGATTAAAATATCGGATAATGTCGGGATGTGAGCGGTAATTAATAGTGAGGTTGACCTGTTTACAGATCCCCCCACCGAATTGCTCTTTGAAAGTTAGTATGTTGCGAATAGATGCACCACGGAAACGATATAACCCTTGATCATCGTCACCAACCACGCAAAGGTTTGGATTTTCACCGCAGAGGAGCTTAAGAAACATCTCTTGGATAGTATTTGTGTCCTGATACTCATCCACCATCATGTATTTAATTTTGCCCCTGAGGTCTCGCAGCACCTCTGGGAAGTTCCGCAGCAGAAGTAAAGCCTCATATTGGATACCTGAAAAATCGAGAACATTATGTTCCTCTAGCTGATGGTGATAAAGTTGCAAACACTTCCCGAGAGCCTGCACCGCCCCATCATTGGCCTTTATCAGCCCAGCTGGATCGAGGGCCTCTTCCGTCGCCTTATTCAACCACGTCACGAGAGACTCAGAGCGTTTCCAGCGGCTACTTCCTGGATCCCCAAGTATTACCTGGGCGTTGTCGATATCCCCGTATGGATCAAGATTCTGATAGAGAAAATACTGTTGATCAAACTGATCCATTAATGAAAAGCTACGCTGTAATCTCGTATATTCCCGATGTTCTTCTATTAACCTGAGGCAGATGGAATGAAACGTCCCCAGATACATTTCATGAAGATTGAACCGAATACCAAGCTCCAGAAGGCGGTTAGAAACGCGCGTGGTGAGTTCTGCCGCAGCCTTTTCTGTAAACGTTACAACGAATAAGGACTCTGGTTCAGCCCCCTTTTCGATAATGAGATAAACCACTCTCTCGACAAGGGTGAAGGTTTTGCCGGAACCGGGGCCAGCAATAATCAGCAAAGGCCCTTCCGTTGCTTGAATAGCTTCAAGCTGCTGTTTGTTTGCCTTGGTCTGAAAAAGGTGCTTTGTCGAAGTTTTCATAACATATTGAATGACTGAATTTTTTGTCAAATTCAAGAGTAAAAGAAACCTCCCAAGGGGAACAGCGGCTTTGAGTACATTTGAATATCTCTTTGTTGATGTGCAACCATTTTGAGATTGCATGGGACGGAGAGGTGTTGCTAAAGGGAAACTTGGTGGAAATAATTTCTTGGCCTCCGTCATCCCCGAATTTGTTCTGTATCCTCAAGTAAACAATGTAAACTTCAGAACTCTAACCCCTTTTTATAGCGGCTGTTAATCAGCCAGTTTCACGCAAGAATATGCTCCCGGTACATTCACTCTTGTGACCAGTCCTTTTGCCATCAGGCGGTTGAAAGACTTGCATATTGCTGCACGTGCTGCATGAATCCGAGATTGCTCGCATGGTGCGACCCTGAACAGAAAACGTCCATTGTTACACGGAAGAGGTCGGAAGCCATAATAGCGATGCAAGACATCTGCATAGCTGACGACTACTTGTTGTTGGGCAAGGTCAAGGATGGTTGACATCAGGGGGGACAAATTGGCTCCCTGTTGCTGCTCCTGTGTTGTCATATCAAACACTTTCCTGGTTAAGCGAATTACACTTCTCGAATATCTGGTATTTTGGCAGCTGCTCAAGTTCTTCAAATGGATCAGGCGAAGCTTGCTCCAGGGCGTCGCCAAATGTTAGCCGCTGACAGTAGGCGGCATACACGACTCGATACCCACACTCCTTGGGGAGTTGATAGTCGATTATGGTGCCCGAGACTTTGACAGCTGTTCCCACAGGCACGTGGAACGATCGATGCGCCCGCCACCCGTGCGCGACGACCGCAAAGAATTTTTCCATCGCCCGAATGATCAGTATCTGCTCCACGTCGTCTGCGTGAGCGTGATACTTTGCTACGATGGTCCCACCGAGTTTGACAATGCTTTCTTCCTTGATGGTTGGTCTGCTCATGGTCTCCCTATAGGCACATAGTATGGCTATACATGAAATACACGTAGGCCAGAGGGGGTTAGGTCAGTTTTATCGATCCGACAACTTCTGCCCTTTCCCAAAGGGGTTTGATGCGTTTTTTTGGTACGTAGCTTGACGGGGGTTAATTCGGGAAGTTTTCAATTTTGACACGTAGCCCTGCGTGTAAAGCTTACACTTAAGGCAGCCCCCCTTATTTTTTTCTGTCACTTGTATAAAATACCCCCGACTTCGGTTGGCAGAATCCTTTTTCTCTGGTCATTCCTTTCTTGGTAAAACACGCCGGGTCTCCCACCTTCCATCGCTTCCAGCTGTCTTCAAGCTGGTATATGCTCTGATCCCCCGGACCATTTCCGCCCTGATGCACGATGCTGAGGAATCCGACTGCCATGAATTTCTTGAATGCCCGCCGTATCGTATCAGCGTTATGTGAAGGCATGGACATCTTCCACGCCGGGCCATTGAAGAAATCCTGAATGGCAATCGTAGGAACTTTGAGACTGTTTTTATTTTGTACCCTTGTGTAATCATAACGTCCTCTTGTATCCTTTCCGTACTTTCTGAGCGTCAAGATGAATAGCCAAATATCTTTGTGAGCACTACTCAGCGATCGGAAAGCATCCGAGTGCAGCAGCTCTTTCGTTAACCATGTGCCGGGCTCACTACCACTGTTTCGCTTTTTTGCCATCTCACCCCTCCTTGCCGCCGACATGATGGGTGCCGCCTGAGGGGGTGAGGCTGCATCTTTTCACGAGTTCCCACACTCGCGCCCATCATGTTAGCAATTCATAGTAATTTTCCGTGGTGATTACCTATACGGTCGATGTCGGTACAACGCACAGGCCGGACTCGTGCAGGTGCGGATCAGCTCTCGCCAACCGGCGTTGGGAAGTTCTTCCTCCGTCCCGCCGTAGCATTGATAGCACATGGCTGCGATCGCTTTGACCTTGCTCCCCGGATGGGCGTTCGCCCGGCGGATGAGATTGTGCTCCTGCAGAATCTTCTCACCGGCAGATTTCATCTGTGACCGTCGTTGCCGTGCTTTTTTCATCCGTGTTTCTGTCAAATTCATTGTTTCACCCTCAAAATTTGAACGATTGGAGGGGAGAGTGACTAATCGCCCCTCACCGGCTATAACGTCGTTTTTTCACGCCGCTCGTCTTGAAGATTTCACCGCAGCGACGAAGCAGATAGGAAGGCCAGTATCTCAAACTCGTCATGCCATTGATGGCCAATATGATTTCCTGAATCATTACAGCACCTCTCAATTACGTGGACTAGTCCATTAAATTGCGATACCGACAGATTCAATCGCCTTGATTCTACCTCCGGCTCTTTGATTCCTCTGAGTGTCAGGTGCTGTCAGATTGTCAATTGCTTTGCGCTCGACAAAGTCGTTGAGCCATTCTCGTTTGAAACGGACGAGACTTCCGAGCTTGCTATATTTCGGAGCCGTCCCGTCCGTTATCCATTTGGAAAGAGTGCATGGTTGTATGCCGAGAAACGCAGCGGCCTTATCTTTATCCAACAACTGGTCGGCGGTCGCGGATGCTAGTTCATCTCGTACCGCCGTGATGATTTTTTCCTGAAGAACCTCAATCGCCTCACCGAAGACACTACGTAACTGATCTGAAATAATAGAATTATCTATAGTCATCAAAAAAGTGCTCCTCACCGGAATACCTCCGGTGTCGTCTCAAAAGGGAATCGAGAGAAACCGTTGAACAGGCGCTATCGGTTCAAAAAATGAATCGCACGCCGGGCTCTTCTACTGCGTGACTGCCGGGTAATGGTTACGACGGTGCTGTGATGTTCACAATGCAATCCTCCTGGTTCAGGATGAAAGCACCATGAGAGGGGGTGTCAAGGTATTCGCGTTTTACAATAAGTAAAATCTGTACTTGACGAATGCGTCCTCGGGGGTGTAGGTTGAACGCATAGAGTCCCTCTCATGGGGCTTGTGACATGAACCCCTCTTCCCAGTCGCGCGTCGCCAAACGTTGAATGGGATTGGGGTTCTGTTGTTTTTAAAAAATGACTACAAAAAGAGAAAAATATCAATAAAATAATGGGGTAACTCGGTTTTTCCATTGGTGTATCAGTCCGATACCAAGACGACGGCATGACTTCTACTCATTTTGATCGCCCCGACCTCGCTTGTTCACTCTCAAAAAACAAAAAAAGTCAGCACGATATCGATTTTCCTATCAGTCCTTCTCGTCGTTGTCGTTCCTGAATAGGAACCCATCCTTGCCCAATAGGAGCACCCCAGCCTTTAAAGACCTATCAGCCATTATACCATATTTCCTAACAAATGAAGTATATTTTTCTATATGATTTGATTTACTTCAACAGATAATGACGTGAAGCGAACCCATTTAAAAGAGACGAGCCCCCAACTCCGCAATTCATAGAACCGGCATAGAACCAACAAAAAAAGCGGCTACAGGTCGAAACCAGTAACCACTTGATATTTATGGCGCGCCCGGCAGGATTCGAACCTGCGACCTACGGATTAGAAGTCCGTTGCTCTATCCAGCTGAGCTACGGGCGCTTGGGGTGGGGGGTGTGGACGATGCGACGATGCACGACTGATGCGGCGCTCCTCCAGGCGCGCTATTTTACTAGACGGAGGCTAAAAAGCAATCGCAATTTGTGCCAGGCACGAGGGAGGAACAGCCCTATTGTTCCTCCGTCTCCGTGACCCGTTTCCACACCGGGCCGTTGGCCGTATCAATGACGGCGATGCCGCGCTCCGCCAGTTCATTGCGGGCCCGGTCGGCAGTCTGCCAGTCTTTTTCCACCCGGGCCTTTTCGCGTAGTTGAATGAGCGCATCGATCTCCGGCTCGAGCGGACAGCCTTTGAGCTTAAAGATCTTCAGGACCTGATTGAGCTGGTCGAGCTTCTCGATGATATAGCTTTTCTGGTCCCGGTCCAGATGGTTGATCTGCAGGATCGGATTGACCTTCTTAATAAAATTATAGATGGCAGCCATGGCCAGGGAGACGTTGAGGTCGTCATCCATGGCGGCGAAGAACTGCTCTTCGAGGGCGGAGACATAGGCAGTCACTTCCGGATGGGGGCGTCCAGGAGGCAGACAGAGCAACTTGCAGGTGAAGTCATCCAGCCGTTTCAGGGCGGTCCTGACATTCTCCAGCCGCTTGAGGGAAAAATGGATCGGCTTGCGGTACTGCACCGAGATCAGCATGAAGCGAACCTCCCGGCCGGTGAAGCCGCGGGCCAGCAGGTCCTTGAGGGTGACCACGTTGTTGTTTTCGGGGGACATCTTTTTGCCATCCACCAACAGCAGCTCAGAGTGCAGCCAATAGCGGGCCAGCGGTTTACCGGTCAGAGCCTCGGCGATGGCGATCTCGTTCTCGTGGTGGGGGAACATCAGGTCCCGGCTCGAGGTATGGATGTCGAGCGTCTCGCCGAGATAACCGGTGGACATGGCCGAACACTCGATATGCCAACTCGGCCGGACGTTACCCCAATCGGTCTCGAAAAAAATGCCCTTCTTCAGTTCAGACAGAGTCGATCGTTTGAGCAGCGTGAAATCGCGAGGGTTGTCCTTTTCGTAGTTATCCAGATCAACGGTGCGCCCCACCTGTATTTTGGACAAATCGATACCGGAGAGCTTGCCGTAGCGGGGAAACTTGGAGATATCGAAATAGATGGAGCCGTGCTTCTCGTAGGCGAACCCCTTGTGGATCAGCTGATGGCTGATGTCGATCATGTCCTGCACATGCTCAGAGGCCTTCGGGTAGCCATTGGCTCGACGCACCCCGAGGGTATCGATATCGGACAGGAAACTATCGATATACCGTTCCGTAAATTCCTTGAGCCCCAGACCGGTCTCCTCCGCCCCGGCGATGGTGTTGTCGTCGAGATCGGTAAAATTCATGTAAGAGGCGACCTCATGGCCGCGGGCCTCGAGATAGCGTACGATCAGGTCCGCGACCACAAAGCGGCGGCACAATGACAGACTGGCCGGCTGATAGGCGGTCGGACCGCAGGAATAGAAGGTGACCCGTTCCTTGCTGGCCGGCACGAAGGGCTCCTTCTTCTTGGTCATGGTATTGAAAAAGCGCAGCCGCGGTTTCTTGCCCTCGGCCGGCGGCTCCTTGGGGGTGAACAGCGGCGTGCTCAGATAACGCTCGCCACCGTCCGGCAGCATGGCCACTATCAGTCCTTCCGAAAGTGTCTCGGCGAGTTGCAGTGCTGCATACATGGCCGCACCGCTGCTCATGCCGACGAATATGCCCTCCTGCCGCGCCAGTTTCCGGGCCGTAATGAAGGCGTCGTCGTCGTCGATGGTGACGATCGAGGCCGGTACCGACTTGTCAAAGATCCCCGGCCGATATGACTCCTTCATGTTTTTCAGGCCCTGAATCTTGTGGCCGAGGTGCGGCTCCACCGCCACCACCTCTACCTGCGGCTGGAACTCCCGGAACCAGGCGCTCAGGCCCATTACGGTGCCGGATGTCCCGAGGGTGGCCACTACGTGGGTGACCCGTCCGTCGGTCTGCTCCCAGATCTCCGGTGCGGTCTGGTCGTAATGGGAGCGCCAGTTAGCCTCGTTGTTGTATTGATCGGTGAGGAAATAGCGTTGCGGGTACTCCCGGGCCAGAGCGTAGGCCTTTTCGATGGCCCCGTCGGTCGCTCGGGCTGCCGGCGTCAACAGGATCTCGGCCCCGTAAGCCTGCATGATGCGGCGCCGCTCGATGGATGCCGATTCCGGCATCACCAGCATGCAACGATAGCCCTTGGCGGCGCAAACCATGGCCAGACCGATCCCGGTATTGCCGCTGGTGGCTTCAAGTACGATCTTGTCTCTGGTCAATTCACCGGATCGCTCACCGGCCTCGATCATCGAAAGGGAGATACGTTCCTTGATGGAGCCGCCCGGATTGCGGGATTCAAGCTTGGCAGCGACGGTCACCGCCGGATTCGGGTTGAGTCGATTGATCCGGACTAGCGGGGTATTGCCAATGGATTCGAGTATCGTGTTATAGATCATCACCGTACCAGTTTTCCGATCGTCAGAGAGAACAGCGACGGTTTTGCCGCCGCCCCGATCAGAAAGTACTCCCTTTCACCGGGCGGTCAAGCACTTTTGCCATGAACACGGAGCCGGTAGGCTATTCGCGCCGGCATGCCTGCGCCAGGTACCAGAGCCGCAGCAACGACTCGCGGATGGCCTCATCATCGATAAAAGATATTTGCTGACGAAACGCCTCCACCTCCTGTTCCGGCGGCGGTACGAAACGGACAACCGGCTCCCGCGGCGGAGTCGGTTGCCGACGTTCTTCCTGAAGGGTGAAGCGGATGTCGGAGAAGCGGGAGATGCGGAGATGGTTGTTGAGGGTCTCCAGCAGGTGCAGCTTCTGGAAACGCAGTTGCTGCATCCAGGCGGAATTCTCCACCGCCAGCCAGAGCACGTCCTTGACCACTTTCAACGGACGGCTGTGGACCGCCGTATCGGGATCGACCAGGTTCGACCAGTCGGAAAAGACCCGGTACTGGTCATGCTTATAGTTCCAGTCCTTGTCTTTGAGAATGGTGCTGAAGGCGGCGGCCAGCAGCGTCGGTTGCAAACGGTTTTCCCTGGTGTTCATGGCATCTGTGGTTGCGGGCCACCTCCTGCTCCCGTTCTATCGGTTCTTTTCCCTAAAGGCAAGCACGATACGCTGGATAACAACGAGGCCCGCCAGCCGGAAGGGCAGGCGGGCCAGACCCGTTTGAGGACAACCGCGGCTGAGTGGATCAATAGACCCGCAGGTAATTATCCAGCTCCCAAGCGGAGACGGCACAGCGATATTCGTCCCACTCCTTCTGCTTGGCCTCGACGTATTTCTCGAAAATATGCGGCCCGAGGGTCTCTCTGGCGATCGGGCTCTGTTTCAGCTCGTTGATCGCCTCCTCCAGGCTACCGGGCAGCACGGTGATGCCCTCCTCGACCATTTCGGCCCGGGTCATCTCATAGATGTCCTTGTTGACCGGCGGCGGCGGAGCCAGCTTGTTCTTGATGCCGTCCAGACCGGCGTTGAGCATCATCGCCAGGGCCAGGTACGGGTTGGTGCTTGGATCCGGGCTGCGCAGCTCGGCGCGGGTGGACATGCCGCGGGAAGCCGGTATCCTGATCATCGCCGAACGGTTGGACGCCGACCAAGAGGAGTAGACCGGCGCCTCATAGCCAGGCACCAGCCGCTTGTAGGAGTTGACCAGCGGGTTGGTGATCGCGGTAAACCCGCGCGCGTTCTTCATCAGCCCGGCGATATAGTGATAGGCCACCTCGGAGAGCTGCAGCTTGTCTTTTTCGTCATAGAAGGCATTGGTACCTTCCAGGTTGAACAAGGACTGGTTGGTGTGCATGCCCGAACCGTTGATGCCGAAAATCGGCTTGGGCATGAAGGTGGCGTGCAGCCCGTACTTGGCGGCGATCGTCTTGACCACCCACTTGAAGGTGATGGTATTGTCGGCGCAGGTCAGCGCATCGGCATACTTGAAATTAATCTCGTGCTGCCCTTCGGCGACCTCATGGTGTGACGCCTCGATTTCAAAGCCCATTTTCTCCAGCACCTCGATGATCTCGCGGCGGCAGTCATTGGCCTTGTCTTCCGGATCGAGGGAAAAATAGCCGGCAATGTCCTGGGAAACCGTGGTCGGCTGCCCGTCTTCATCAAACTCGAAAAGAAAGAATTCGCATTCGGTACCGACGTTCATGGTGAAACCAAGTTCGCGGGCCTCGGCCAGCACCCGCCTCAGGTTGACGCGCGGACACCCGAAAAACGGCGTCACCCCGTCGGACATATAGACATCGCAGATGACCCGGGCAGCGGCTATACCTTCCTTGTTCCGCCAGGGTAAGACGACAAAGGTATCGTAATCGGGCTTGAGGTACATGTCTGATTCGTTGATACGAACGAAGCCGTCGATCGACGAGCCGTCGAACATCATCTTTCCATCCAGCGCCTTTTCTATCTGGCTACGGGGAATGGCCACGTTTTTCATGAAACCGAAAATATCGACGAACTGGAGGCGGAAGAAATGAATATTCTTTTCCTCAATTATTTTCATGATGTCTGCTCTGGTCATAGCGCGTTTCTCCTCATCCTGTAAGAAATCGCTCGGCGGCTTCCGATGCGACAGGTTTACCGTTGTTTACCGGATCATTTCCTCTTGCGCCAAAGTGATCAGCCGCTTTGACGGAACCGCCGAGCCACAGCTCACGGTCCTGTTCACTGCCGGCCCAGCGCCCGCAGCACCTCCTCCACCAGTTCGTGCCGAAGAACCGGATCGTCAATCCGTTTGCCCCGTCGATCCGTGACGTAGAAGACGTCGATGAGCTGGCCGACCTCGGTGGCAATAAAGGCCTTGTGGATGTTGATGCCGAAATCGGCAAGGGTCTGGGTAATACGATACAACTGACCGGGCAGGTCGGCGGCATGCACCTCGACAATGGTAAACTCGTCGGAGCTCTCGTTCTCCACCTCCACCCGGTATTCATGGCTACCGGCCAATTCCAGACGGCGCCCAGCTGATGCTTTCAACTTCTCGTGCAGACGCTGGGCGAGGCTGAATCGGTGGCTGACAGCCAGATCAAGCTGGTGGTTGATCTCGGCCCAGTCAAATTCGGAAAACTCCACCCCATCGGCCGGCCGGACATCGATCGTATCCACCACTGTCCCATCCGCCCAGGTGAAGATCTGGGCGTTGACCACATTGAGGTTATTGTAGGTCATCACCCCGCAAATCTTGGCCAGCAGCCCCGGCTGATCATGGGCCATGACCAGCACCGACCAGTGATCTCCACTCTCCTCGGCCAGCACCAGCGATTTCTGGCGGATCACCGAATACCGGTCGCGATGGAGGCGCAGATGGGTAAGAACGGTCCCCGGGGTAAAACTGCAAAGATAATCGGGAGCCAGGTCTGCCACCGACATCCGCAGCCCCTTCTGGTTTTGGGTCAGGTCCTGCACCTGCTCGCGCAGCCAAGCGACCCCTTCCAGATACTGGCGGTCAACCATCGCCGACACATCGGCTTCCTCGTCGGTGTGAGCCAGGTAAGCGGCAACCTTATGATACAGATCCCGCATCAACGATGCCTTCCAATCGCTCCAGGCCGAAGGGCCGGTGGCACGCGAATCGGCGACCGAGAGCAGGTAGAGCATGGCCAGCCGCTCCGGGTCGCCGATGAACTCGGCACAGCGTTTGATGAAAGCGCGGTCCTCCAGGTCCCGGCGTAGCGCGTTTTCCGGAATAAACAGGTGATGACGAACGAGAAAGACCAGCAAATCGACCTCGATCTCATCAAGCTGCAATCGACCGCCGATGGCCCCGGCCAACTCGGACCCATAGACGGAATGGTCGCGACCGCTGTTCTTGCCGATGTCATGCAACAGCGCTGCCAGATGCAAGGGACGGTTCCGGGTGACCAGTCCGGCGATCTCCGGTTCCTCGGCAACGACTCGATGCAACTCGGCAAGCGCCTGCAGCGAGTGCCGGTCGACCGTGTAGATGTGATAGACGTCATGCTGAGCCAAGGCGTCGATTCGGGAAAACTCGGGCAGATAGGCGCCAAGCAGGCCGGTGTCGAGCATGATCTCCACATACGGCAGGCAATCACCATCGGCCAGCACCGCAAAAAACGGCTTGGCCATCCGTGGCGAAGCCCGCAGCTTCGGGTTAATCAAATGTACCTGTTCGGTTATCGTCATCCGCGATCGA encodes the following:
- a CDS encoding DUF721 domain-containing protein gives rise to the protein MNTRENRLQPTLLAAAFSTILKDKDWNYKHDQYRVFSDWSNLVDPDTAVHSRPLKVVKDVLWLAVENSAWMQQLRFQKLHLLETLNNHLRISRFSDIRFTLQEERRQPTPPREPVVRFVPPPEQEVEAFRQQISFIDDEAIRESLLRLWYLAQACRRE
- the glnA gene encoding type I glutamate--ammonia ligase, whose protein sequence is MTRADIMKIIEEKNIHFFRLQFVDIFGFMKNVAIPRSQIEKALDGKMMFDGSSIDGFVRINESDMYLKPDYDTFVVLPWRNKEGIAAARVICDVYMSDGVTPFFGCPRVNLRRVLAEARELGFTMNVGTECEFFLFEFDEDGQPTTVSQDIAGYFSLDPEDKANDCRREIIEVLEKMGFEIEASHHEVAEGQHEINFKYADALTCADNTITFKWVVKTIAAKYGLHATFMPKPIFGINGSGMHTNQSLFNLEGTNAFYDEKDKLQLSEVAYHYIAGLMKNARGFTAITNPLVNSYKRLVPGYEAPVYSSWSASNRSAMIRIPASRGMSTRAELRSPDPSTNPYLALAMMLNAGLDGIKNKLAPPPPVNKDIYEMTRAEMVEEGITVLPGSLEEAINELKQSPIARETLGPHIFEKYVEAKQKEWDEYRCAVSAWELDNYLRVY
- the cysS gene encoding cysteine--tRNA ligase encodes the protein MIYNTILESIGNTPLVRINRLNPNPAVTVAAKLESRNPGGSIKERISLSMIEAGERSGELTRDKIVLEATSGNTGIGLAMVCAAKGYRCMLVMPESASIERRRIMQAYGAEILLTPAARATDGAIEKAYALAREYPQRYFLTDQYNNEANWRSHYDQTAPEIWEQTDGRVTHVVATLGTSGTVMGLSAWFREFQPQVEVVAVEPHLGHKIQGLKNMKESYRPGIFDKSVPASIVTIDDDDAFITARKLARQEGIFVGMSSGAAMYAALQLAETLSEGLIVAMLPDGGERYLSTPLFTPKEPPAEGKKPRLRFFNTMTKKKEPFVPASKERVTFYSCGPTAYQPASLSLCRRFVVADLIVRYLEARGHEVASYMNFTDLDDNTIAGAEETGLGLKEFTERYIDSFLSDIDTLGVRRANGYPKASEHVQDMIDISHQLIHKGFAYEKHGSIYFDISKFPRYGKLSGIDLSKIQVGRTVDLDNYEKDNPRDFTLLKRSTLSELKKGIFFETDWGNVRPSWHIECSAMSTGYLGETLDIHTSSRDLMFPHHENEIAIAEALTGKPLARYWLHSELLLVDGKKMSPENNNVVTLKDLLARGFTGREVRFMLISVQYRKPIHFSLKRLENVRTALKRLDDFTCKLLCLPPGRPHPEVTAYVSALEEQFFAAMDDDLNVSLAMAAIYNFIKKVNPILQINHLDRDQKSYIIEKLDQLNQVLKIFKLKGCPLEPEIDALIQLREKARVEKDWQTADRARNELAERGIAVIDTANGPVWKRVTETEEQ
- the glnD gene encoding [protein-PII] uridylyltransferase, whose translation is MARGFSRKRQALDELWQKGLSGASLLREHSLMVDRFITDCFARFEDRETAGQVALIALGGYGREELFPFSDIDLMILFDPQVRQDISRCADAVLYPLWDAGYEVGHGVRTVEESLRQAADDFVFRVALLDGRLIAGNEELFSRLQEAYRRDYIDGRRSDFIASLNRFNAERRSRFGSHGYLLEPNIKESKGGLRDAQSVLWAAKVVFGLSSLSGIVEAGFLIKSEGERCQGAYDALVRIRNRLHYVSGRKNDQLFFEQQEEMAAAFGFDGPELKANVEAFMREVYGHLRTITVVGELFFDHVDEILGLSDTGRQEPDRLLEKGIEIRNNRVHLTARGEELAAKPYLMMRAILASVRCRLPLHHRSRMTITEQVHLINPKLRASPRMAKPFFAVLADGDCLPYVEIMLDTGLLGAYLPEFSRIDALAQHDVYHIYTVDRHSLQALAELHRVVAEEPEIAGLVTRNRPLHLAALLHDIGKNSGRDHSVYGSELAGAIGGRLQLDEIEVDLLVFLVRHHLFIPENALRRDLEDRAFIKRCAEFIGDPERLAMLYLLSVADSRATGPSAWSDWKASLMRDLYHKVAAYLAHTDEEADVSAMVDRQYLEGVAWLREQVQDLTQNQKGLRMSVADLAPDYLCSFTPGTVLTHLRLHRDRYSVIRQKSLVLAEESGDHWSVLVMAHDQPGLLAKICGVMTYNNLNVVNAQIFTWADGTVVDTIDVRPADGVEFSEFDWAEINHQLDLAVSHRFSLAQRLHEKLKASAGRRLELAGSHEYRVEVENESSDEFTIVEVHAADLPGQLYRITQTLADFGINIHKAFIATEVGQLIDVFYVTDRRGKRIDDPVLRHELVEEVLRALGRQ
- a CDS encoding helix-turn-helix transcriptional regulator is translated as MTIDNSIISDQLRSVFGEAIEVLQEKIITAVRDELASATADQLLDKDKAAAFLGIQPCTLSKWITDGTAPKYSKLGSLVRFKREWLNDFVERKAIDNLTAPDTQRNQRAGGRIKAIESVGIAI